One Amia ocellicauda isolate fAmiCal2 chromosome 13, fAmiCal2.hap1, whole genome shotgun sequence genomic window, GCTTGCACGGCTCGAAACTGTTATCCGTCTCCGCTGAACTACTACAACTTCCCCAAGTCCTGCTGCACATCGGTGAACGAGGTGATCTGCCACGGGATCCCAGACAGGAGATCCCTGCAGGACGGAGACATTTTAAACGGTGCGACTCTCTGCCTGTTGCTGTTGTAGAAAACCGAACCTTTGACCGTTTGCAAGGTTTTTGGGGGTGTGGAGGAAAtgcggttttattttattttgacagaAGCTGAACACAGTTCTCAGCCGTTTCCCAGCACTGATCtttatatgcattttatttatgaattactAACGGTTCAGAGCATATCTGTAACACAAACATTGTAAAGCCTAGACCAAATAAGATCTTTGACCGAGATGTGATTCACATTATAGGTGTGTAATTTGCCATTGGCGGGTAGggcaaactttattttaaatctagGCCATAATCTTAATGCAAACAAGGATATAGCtgtatttgctttattttgtcCCATTTATCTTTAAGTCTTGAGTGTTTGACACTGGAGAGCAGGTACCACCATTGGCAACCCAATAGTTGCCCATTAGTAACTGCCACCTCTAATAACGTGCCAAGGCCACTCCAGGCCTCTCTAATCCCATCAGTCTTCCTTTCTCGTTCACGATGAGGTGTTACGTTTGACTTGGCAGGTCCAATAAAATAAACCTCTGAGGCAAATGTCGTTAAAAGGTGTCGTATGATTCTGTTCCACTTTTGAACTTGATTACCAGTACATGTGATTTCCCCCCGGGGTGTTTAATTCACAAAATATTTTCTTGATCTTCGAAAGAGAGCAGGTCTGAAAGGTCTCGTCTGACGAAAGTGCGGTCTTCATTTGTGAGCCTGTACCGCACAAGTGGAAGTATTCCTTCTTGGCCGCAGTGCACGCTCTAGGTACTAATGCGGTCGTCCGtgtacccctctctctctctcagtggatATAACTGTGTATCGGAACGGCTACCACGGGGATCTCAATGAAACCTTCTTCGTTGGAGAGTCTGATGAAGCTGCCAAAAAGCTGGTGCAGACGACCTATGAATGCCTTATGCAAGCCATTGACTCAGGTACTCGACGGCATTTGTTTGATTCAATCAAGCAaaatactgaaatgttttggtttttttggtttgtttacaaGCTTGATTTATCAAAATATATGTAGAGAAGTTTTGTCACTGAATGCTTTTCTCTCAACTTGTGCTGGAATTGAAACATCAGGCTGAAGTGTTGCAAAGTCCAAGCCGCTGTCTTATCTTGTCAATGTCGCCTGTGTCGCAGTGAAGCCGGGTGTCCGTTATCGGGAGCTGGGCAATATCATCCAGAAACACGCGCAGGCCAACGGGTTCTCTGTGGTGCGGAGCTACTGTGGACACGGCATCCATAAGCTCTTCCACACCGCCCCCAATGTGCCACATTATGCCAGTGAGTAACACTGCAGCCTGGGAAGCGCAGTAAGCTTTGTGTGTCTTTCATACCTCGGCTTTGTGGAATTGGAAttgtgtgtatattgtgtaaataTGATTTGTGCTAGTTAGAGCAATGTTAATATTTCCAGAAccagtttttctttctctcactgtaaTAAAGGGAGTGTGTTCTGATTCCAGCCCGAAGGTCTCATTCTTGAAGTAGCCTTACCGTTAGTTAGGTTTAATTGATTTTGTTGATTTGGAAAGGATTTAATTTCATACTTTATAAGCCTTCCTAATATTTTATGTTTCcccttttaagaaaacaaagcagTCGGAGTGATGAAGCCAGGTCATGTATTCACCATCGAGCCAATgatctgtgaaggtaagagacgtCTGGCCAACTGTGATTTggaattcataaaatattaacatcAAGCCCTTGTTTGTGCGAGTGCAAGGCTCCCTTCAGGAGAGTCCCGCTCTGATGTTGCCTTCTCTCCCTGGGGCTCGGTCAGGAGGCTGGCAGGATGAGACGTGGCCAGACGGCTGGACTGCGGTGACCCGGGACGGGAAGCGCTCCGCCCAGTTCGAGCACACCCTGCTGGTGACCGAGACGGGCTGCGAGATCCTCACCCGGCGCCTGGAGGACAGCGGGCGCCCGCACTATATGTCCCAGATGTAGGGCAGACGTACGAGGGATGGCTCTTCCGACTTGACCCCTGACGGAACTGTGCAGAGCGCTGCCACACCCCTGCCCCCGCCGGCAGCGCTCCTGGGGTCTCGGAGATTTCCCCGCACTCGTCTGCGTTCGTTCgctttgttttctgttgttttatgCAAGTACTTGAATACATCTGGATGGGATTTCTTGTTGTGGGCTGTTTTAGAGTGAAGAGTCGCCCGTTTTTAATGTCCTCGGAATTCATTGAGTCGTGAGAGTCGAAGTATGACcaagataaatatttaaataaaggttTATTTATGATGAGTGCTGTTCGGCACAGTCGTATCTGGTCTATTACACTTTTATACGTGAGTAAGCTGGGGTTCAGTTTAACCATGCGCAGGTGCGTTACTGTCGGAAATGCTGTAACAATGTACACTGAGCGGCGAAATTCtgtcttccccccccccacactggGTCAGCCACCACAGTGATGTATTTGAGTCGGGCGTATGACTGGAAAAGTCCCTGTGTTTCCTTGTTCTACATTCCTGCACAGCTATGAACCCCAGTGAATTTGGTGGGAAGTTATTTGCAGTTGATTAAATTGTTCACTCTTTATGGTAGAATTGCTGAAATGGTAATGAGCTCATTGTTATATTTGGTTTTAATCTAGtctagaaaaacaaaagcatattgGTGCAGAAAACGAATCATGAGTGGAACAAAACAAaggtaaaatatacattttaatcaaaAAATGACCATATCGTCTTCATAGTTAGCATTTACTGCAAGATAACTGACTCTCACTTTTGAAATTATAGATGCTGGATATCCAGTCTTATCTGTTTTGTGGTagttatagattttattttggaAATCAAGAAATAAAACCTTAAGGTTTTCGTGTTGTGAGAAAATTACAGTGTTACTCCCAAAGACAGCGATGGGGATTAGTCTACAGTCGTCTCACTTCTGCGGTCGCCTCACAGCTTCACTACATTGCAGTAGAGCACGTGTGTCAGAATTGTAtcgtttatattttattgtccaGTTACGATGTTCTAcgcaaaacattttttaacacaGAGTATATGTGATTCCGCCAAGGATCCATGGTGTCCGTGCTATTTCACAGGTACTTGTGTAAGAGAACTGTGTGAATTGCGCAGTCGGCTCGTTTTCCTACACTGGTGCTGGGGAGCTCGTTAAGTGCgtcattaaaatgaaagatTTGTTCAAATGGTGAAAGAGTGTGGTTCATTTTGTTAAATGTGTTAAAGACTTCAACTAGGTTTTAAAGTGGTGGTAAATACAAGGGTTTTTCCCATTCCTTCTGTTTGTATCTTATAAACACAATCCAGAAGGTTTATTGAAGAAGTAATTTCATCCATGACTTTCTAATATGAAAATGTTTACCATTGtacttaaaatgaaatattcTAAGGGGTTTCTATTAAAGATATAGtgcagtttatttaattttaataatgagATGTCCATAAACCGGTAAATCTAAATGGTGTTATTGGGAAGTCTCATCGTGGAAACTCACAAACATGTTTTCATCCCCGCAGGCACTTTAATTACAGCCTTAAGAACCAGCTATTTACATGTAAACACTAATTTCAGGAGAGAGGTTCTTCATGGTGCCACTACTTGTGCGCACAAAAGCTATACTTTTCAGTTCACcctcaaattattttttccacACCCCTAATGTGTACACGGAAACCTGTGAAACTAATTGTGTACTTTCCAGATTAGTTTCAGTGTATACTTCGATTCAGCCGTTCTCCCTAGTGCAGGGTTGTTAGAAACCAGACATTAACTCCTCAAAACTTCACACATATTACCTATACATGTCCACACTGGTTTCAGAAATATATTCTTTCACCAAAAAAAGGATACAAAGAATATCTTCCGCTCCTTGTTAATGTTGGTTAGTTTTAATTTTCCAGACAATTTGCAGAGAACCTGGTTTTAGTGTTGAAGTCCTGCCAGAAGTCTGGAAAACCAATTCAAATACTCCAGTACATAAAAGTAGTCTACCACTTTTTACTGACATTAGTATCCAGAGCACTGTTACAGTATTGGCAAACAGCTGAGTTTTAAATCTGGGCAGTTAATCTTCCATAGAACTGGCACTTCCAGCACTCGATTGCACACGAACGGCCAATTCCTGGCAGTTCAGGGTGTGCTGCCCTCTGCtggcagatttaaaaaaaattaacaactGAATTGCCATTCCAGAGCTTGTAAATATCTGAAGCATTGCAACATAACTACTGGAGGTAACAAAGGAATAGGATTGATCTTCAAAAAGTTATTTTGCATAAACCAATTACATTCATACCTTTGCAAatatattgtgttcattttaactaCATTACCTTTATGTGATCTAGACCAGTAACTTCCATAATACTtatgaggggggaaaaaaacctgCACAGGCGGATTAATATagaacagtgcagtgtgtgtgcaggggtcTAGCTAAGCCAAATCATTTCTGCATCTCTGCACAAgctacaaattaaattaaagctaATAAGGACTTATTTTTCTTGTGCAATGAGCATTTAAACTGCTTGATGAAATCTACACAAGCATCAGCttaaatgttaactttaataaATCAGAAACCAAAGAACCCTATTTGTAGTTTTCTGAAGCAGAAGACCGCGTTTGTGGCCGAAGCTGCCGTTTCAATTGTTCCATTATCAAACCTCTTAGTTTTATACAAGGGTGACAGGTGTGAATAGTCAAGACTTCGACCACATTTAGGTTTATAAATGCATTTActttcacaaaaaataaatggaactAACCCCACAATGGTAAAAAACATCCACTGCAGTAAAATGTTAGTTACATTGCAAGTGACAGGAATTTATGCAGGTGCTTGTGCGAGTGTCGCCTAGTTTAGCAGGAATCTGAACGCTCTATCCAGATGTTAAGTGCTGGGGCAGGATAAGGCAGATGTGGCTGGCCCTCTCCAGAGGCTTCAGATGGTCAGAACAGTCCGAATGCTgaattaaaagcaaaataagATTAAAATAAGTGCATACAGTTAGTCAATTTATATAGCCTGACATGATTATAGGCTGTAGGCTCAAAAACTAAAGAAACcatgttaaataaaaactagGAAAAATCAGAATTCACCTATagatcaatattttttttttttttctaaatcgaATGGACAGCACTATTTTGGGGACTGCAGGGCTGCTCAATTCTGCAGCTATTAAAAAGCATCTCACAGGTTGTGGTTTACCTTTTTCCAGCGTGCATGAGGTCGAAAGCCTCATTGACTTGGTCAAGCTGTAGGGTGTGGGTGACAAACTCATCCACCTTCAGTTTCTTTGCCATGTAATCATTCACCAGCTTGGGCACGCTCTCCACACTCTTCCAGCCTGCGGAAGACAACGCCACCACGTTCGGCCAAGGGTTTCACTTTTCAAACTACAATGCATCCACAGTACTGAATATTCCTCCTACATAGACCTTAACAGTTTAAGTACATACAATTTGTATTCAACCTTTGCAAAGTAGTATGGAACTCCAAGCCCGTACATGTATAGCCTATATACATTTCTAATGTAAAAAAAGTCTGATTATAAACAGTTAAGCAAAGCAAGAGAAATGTTGGTTTTGGGGCAGTTGATTTACTTTAACTGTTACAGACCCTAAAAAAGTTTAAACAATACCTGGGATTTAGCCGACAGCCACTCACCTCCAAAGGCAGTTCCCTTCCACGTCCGTCCTGTCACCAGCTGAAACGGGCGTGTGGAAATCTCTTGTCCCGACGCCGCCACTCCGATAATGACGCTGGTTCCCCAGCCCTTGTGGCACGCCTCCAGAGCCGACCTCTGAAACACAAGGGTCAGTAGAGGAGGAGATCTGAAAGCTTTCCCCTACCCTCCTCCCCCAGAATTGAAATTAGACCTTATTACCATCTCAGTTTCCACATTGCTTGGTTCTAGATTGAATGATTTATTACATTGGTATGGAGAGAGCTACACATTGAGCATTATTACTACCAAACACCGCAGTCGTACTCAATTGGAATAATACCAAAATTGCTCATTCAGCTCTAACGAAGCACTTGAGACAGTC contains:
- the metap1 gene encoding methionine aminopeptidase 1, with product MAAPETRECETEGCVSEAKLQCPTCIKLGIQGSYFCSQECFKGSWATHKLLHKKAKEEKTKDESKKNVDNDTNTDPWPGYRFTGKLRPHYPLTPMRPVPSYIQRPDYADHPLGMSESEQALKGTSQIKILSPEDIEGMRVVCKLAREVLDIASLMVKPGVTTEEIDHAVHLACTARNCYPSPLNYYNFPKSCCTSVNEVICHGIPDRRSLQDGDILNVDITVYRNGYHGDLNETFFVGESDEAAKKLVQTTYECLMQAIDSVKPGVRYRELGNIIQKHAQANGFSVVRSYCGHGIHKLFHTAPNVPHYAKNKAVGVMKPGHVFTIEPMICEGGWQDETWPDGWTAVTRDGKRSAQFEHTLLVTETGCEILTRRLEDSGRPHYMSQM